A region of the Microbacterium sp. SL75 genome:
CACGTCGCCGTGTGTCGGTACTCGCCATCTCGGCGGCCCCCGGCATCGGGTCCGGCCGATCGGCGGCGAGATGCGCCTCCCGTCGGAGTTCGGGATCCTCCATCGCTCGAAGGCCCCGAGCGGCGTACGCCGCCGCGCGTGCGGTGTCACCTCGGTCGTTGGCCTCTCGAGCAGCGTCGAGCGCGACACGGGCGCGCAGTGCGGGGGAGCAGTCTGCCTCGCCTGACGAGGAGCTCCCATGCCGGTGCCAGCGCTCCGCGACCGAGATGGCGACAGCCGGACTCCACCACTCAGCCGATTCCCTCAGCATGCGATGTCCCGCCGACTCCACCACCTCGTCGACCCGAGCCGCACCGAGCTGCCTCTGCGCCTGCTGGGCGATGAGATCGTTCGCAGTGAGGCGGCGATCGGCGGAAGCGTCGGCGTGCAGGAGACCCCTCGCGACGAGAGCCTGAATCCTCTCGGCATCGAGCAGTCGCGCGGCGACCGCGAGCTCGAGGTGAGGCAGTCGCCGCACCGCGGCGAGGCACGCGAGATCCTCCGGTAAGAAGTCGGCGACGTGTTCGGACACGGCGATGGCGAGCCGACTGCGTGGATCCACTGTCTGCAGCTCTCTCAGCGGGTCACGTCCGGCTCGGGCGGCATCGATCGCCTCGACGATGAGGTGTCGAAGAAGGGTCCGGGACCGATCGGCCCGCCAGACGATCCCGGCACGGGTGGAGCTGTCGAGAACGTCGGCTCCCGGGAAGAGGTCGATCATGTCGAGGGCGTCGTCGTTGCCGAGGTCGGCGAGGTCGATCCGGTGCGCGAATCCATCGAGCCAGAGGTCGAGAACGGTTCGGCGGACGACGCCCACGTCGTCGGGGAGACCGGTCGATCCAGCACGCGCCGTCCGCAGCCCGATCACTGCGATCACGCGGTTGGCGGCGATGCCCCGAGCGAGAGCTCGCGCCGACGCCGCATCGAGCAAGTCGACGTCGTCGACGACCACCACTCCCTCGACGACAGTGGTGGCGCTGCGGTCCGCGAGGCTGCGGAGCCCAGCGTGTCCGGAAGCGTCGATCGCTCCGAAGTCGACGCGGGTGAGCGCAGGGGAGGTGCGCAGATCGACAGCCAGGGCGTCGTCCCGTTCCAGCTCAGCGGCGACGGCGCGCAGAAGGTAGCTGCGTCCGCTCCCACGCGGTCCCGCCAGGATCAGCGACGTTCCGCTCCGCGCTCGCTGCGCCAGCGCCGCGGCATCCCGGTCCGTTCCGACCAGCCCCCTCGACCACCTCGTCGAACGGTCTTCCCCCATGATTTCTCCCCCCGGAGACCGCCCGCAGACCTCGCGGACGTTGACGTGTCCCCAACGTACCGAGGAGGAGCGCGCGGCATCATTCCGATTGCGCATCCTTTGACCCGATAAGCGCCGATCGGTGCGTCCGCCGCGGGAGGACGAGTGCGGACGATCAGACGTCCGTCGCAGGGGCGGCGTTTAGACTTGCTCGCATCATGACCACCCCTGTCTCGACCCCGACGCTGATCGCGCCGTCCATCGCCGCTCACGGCGTCGACGGTCCGCGCACCTACGAAGTCCGTACGTTCGGCTGCCAGATGAACGTGCACGATTCGGAGCGGCTCTCGGGCTCGCTCGAGAGCGCCGGGTATGTCCGAGCGGATGCCGGCACGGAAGCCGACGTCGTGGTGATCAACACCTGCGCGGTGCGCGACAACGCCGCCGGCAAGCTCTACGGAACGCTGGGCCACCTCAAATCACGCAAGGACGCGCACGCCGGGATGCAGATCGCCGTCGGCGGCTGCCTCGCCCAGATGGACAAGGACGCGGTTCAGCAGAAGGCCCCCTGGGTCGACGTGGTGTTCGGTACGCACAACATGGGCTCGCTCCCCGGCATGCTCGAACGCGCCCGTCACAACGGCGAAGCCGAGCTCGAGATCCTGGAGTCGCTCGAGATCTTCCCGTCGACGCTGCCGACGAAGCGCGATTCCGTTCACAGCGGGTGGGTGTCGATCTCGGTGGGCTGCAACAACACCTGCACGTTCTGCATCGTGCCGAGCCTGCGCGGCAAAGAGAAGGACCGCCGCCCCGGCGACATCCTGAACGAGATCCGCCTGCTCGTGGACGATGGCGCCATCGAGGTCACCCTGCTGGGGCAGAACGTCAACTCCTACGGCGTGGAGTTCGGCGACCGTCTGGCGTTCGGCAAGCTCCTGCGGGCGGCGGGCGAGATCGAGGGCCTCGAGCGCATCCGCTTCACGAGTCCTCACCCGGCTGCCTTCACCGACGACGTGATCGCGGCGATGGCAGAGACCCCCGCGGTCATGCCGCAGCTGCACATGCCGTTGCAGTCGGGCTCGGACCGCATCCTCAAGGCGATGCGCCGGTCGTACCGCAGCGAGAAGTTCCTCGGCATTCTGGACCGTGTACGTGAGCGCATCCCGAACGCGGCCATCACGACCGACATCATCGTCGGCTTCCCCGGTGAGACCGAGGAGGACTTCCAAGAGACGCTTCGAGTCGTCGAGGCCGCGCGCTTCTCGAGCGCCTTCACGTTCCAGTACTCCATCCGCGAGGGCACTCCCGCGGCCACCATGGCCGATCAGGTGCCGAAGGCGGTCGTGCAGGAGCGTTATGAGCGTCTGCTCGCGCTGCAGGACCGCATCGCCGCCGAAGAGAACCAGAAGCAGCTCGGCCGCACGCTCGAGGTGCTCGTCTCTGCCGGCGAGGGCAAGAAGGACGCCTCGACCCACCGTCTCACCGGCCGAGCCGAAGACAACCGCCTGGTGCACTTCGAGCTGCCGGAGGGCTCGCCGCTCCCGCGCCCTGGCGACGTGGTGTCCGTCACGGTGACGCACGCGGCGCCCTTCCATCTGCTCGCCGATGCGCCCGACGGAGCACCGCTGCGCATTCGCCGGACGCGCGCGGGCGACGCGTGGGATCGGTCGCAGGCCGAGTCCTGCGGCATCCCGGCGCCGGCGGGCGAGAGCGGTACCCCGCGCGCGGTGTCGCTGGGCCTTCCCACCCTCCGCGTCGGCGTGTGACCGCGCCGGTCCTGTGGGCCGTCGTCGGTGCGACGGGCACGGGCAAGACCGGGCTCTCGCTCGATCTCGCCGAGGCTCTGGCAGCCGGCGGTCGGCCGGTCGAGATCGTCAACGCCGACGCGATGCAGCTGTATCGCGGCATGGACATCGGCACCGCCAAACTCCCCGAGTCCGAGCGTCGTGGCATCCCGCATCATCTTTTCGACGCCCTTGCGGTCACCGACGAGGCCGCGGTGGCTTGGTATCAGGATGCCGCGCGCACCGCGATCCGCGAGATCCACCGGCGGGGAGCTGACGCGATCCTCGTCGGCGGCTCGGGACTGTACGTCTCGAGCGTGCTGTGGGACTTCCGCTTCCCGCCGCGCGACGAGAAGCTGCGCGCCGAACTCGAGGACGAGCTCGAGCGACACGGTGCGGGTGTGCTGTTCGCTCGTCTCCGTGAGGCCGACCCCGCGGCCGCCGAGCGCATCGATCCGCGCAACGGCCGCCGGGTCGTCCGCGCCCTCGAGGTGCTGGCGCAGGGCAGCGAGACGCACGGCGGTGCCCTTCCCGAGGCGCCGGAGTTCTGGCATCCGGACACCCGGATCGTGGCCACAGCCCTCGACCGCGAGGAGCTCGTTCCGCTGCTCGACGCGCGCGTCGAGCGCATGTGGGCGGACGGGCTCGTCGACGAGGTCGCGCAGCTGCGCGCGCAGGGCCTCGAGCGCGGCGCGACCGCGGGGCGGGCTATCGGCTATGCGCAGGCCCTCGCGCAGTTGCGGGGCGAGCTGACCCGCGACGAGGCCGTCGCCGAGACCCAGGCGCTCACGCGGCGTTACGCGCGTCGGCAGGTGTCGTGGTTCCGGCGGTACGACACGGCCCGGTGGGTCGATGCGCGGGCGGTGGATGCCGGCCACCTGGCATCCCGACCGGGGGAGGAACCGTGACGATCGACATCCGTGCGTTCGCGCCGACGGACGAGGACGTGGTCGTGGCGCTCTGGGAAGAGGCGGGTCTCACGCGGCCCTGGAACGATCCGCGCGCCGATATCCGCCGCAAGCTCGCTGTCCAGCCCGAGCTCTTCCTCGTGGCCGTCGACGACGGCCGGGTCGTCGGCAGTGTGATGGCCGGCTACGACGGCCACCGTGGCTGGCTGTACTACCTCGCGGCCGCGGCCTCACACCGCGGGCGGGGGATCGGCCGCATCCTCGTCGCCGAGGCGGAGCGGCTGCTCGAGTCGATGGGCTGCCCCAAGGTGCAGCTCATGGTGCGTCCTGACAACGCCGGCGCACGCGGCTTCTACGACGCGCTCGGCTACGAGCCCTTCGACACGTGGGCGACCGGCAAGCGGCTCGTCGTCGACGGGCCGGGCGGGCCGTCGCCCTCGGCCTGAGCGACGAACGGACGGCGCCCCCTCCCTAGACTGGGCGCATGGCGACTCTCGCGTTCACCAAGGGCCACGGCACCGGCAACGACTTCGTGGTGGTGGCCGACCCCGATGGCGAACTCGACCTCTCGGACGCGCAGATCGCCGTGCTCTGCGATCGTCACTTCGGTATCGGGGCCGACGGCCTGTTGCGCGTGGTGCGGTGCGCCGCGATCGACGAGGGGGCGGATGCCGCTGCCGCGGGTGTCGAGTGGTTCATGGACTACCGCAACGCCGACGGATCGAAGGCGGAGATGTGCGGCAACGGAACCCGCGTGTTCGCGCGCTACCTGAGCGACACCGGTCTCGCCTCGCTCGACGGGGGCCTGCGCATCGGCACACGCGCGGGAGTGAAGACCTTGACACGCAGCGACCGCGGCTACGAGGTCGACCTGGGCGTCTACGCGATCGAGGGCGATGAGACCCTCGTGCGCGCCAAGGGTCTGCCGGTCGCGCGACCGGGGGTGGGTATCGACGTGGGCAATCCGCACGTCGTGGTCGCCCTTTCGTCGGACGCCGAACTCGAGGGTCTCGATCTCGCCTATCAGCCGGTGCTCGACCCGGCGCCCCGTCACGGCGCGAACGTC
Encoded here:
- a CDS encoding helix-turn-helix transcriptional regulator produces the protein MGEDRSTRWSRGLVGTDRDAAALAQRARSGTSLILAGPRGSGRSYLLRAVAAELERDDALAVDLRTSPALTRVDFGAIDASGHAGLRSLADRSATTVVEGVVVVDDVDLLDAASARALARGIAANRVIAVIGLRTARAGSTGLPDDVGVVRRTVLDLWLDGFAHRIDLADLGNDDALDMIDLFPGADVLDSSTRAGIVWRADRSRTLLRHLIVEAIDAARAGRDPLRELQTVDPRSRLAIAVSEHVADFLPEDLACLAAVRRLPHLELAVAARLLDAERIQALVARGLLHADASADRRLTANDLIAQQAQRQLGAARVDEVVESAGHRMLRESAEWWSPAVAISVAERWHRHGSSSSGEADCSPALRARVALDAAREANDRGDTARAAAYAARGLRAMEDPELRREAHLAADRPDPMPGAAEMASTDTRRRVARSRATRPPRGTTGHRVAASTLADERIDVLLQDAVHAAADMDWARAVTATENALAETSASPAARLRALVAAGSALTFRGDWRRAQKHFRSIERVLDARRCPEGIGVRDRLMALLTMLACHQIAGADGTAMRKRLEDETSIAVREGESADLSVAGAACAIAFACVGRPEASQRELASALSRESTMVPPLHAAMIELGVADELAMAGRTRQARAILNSLRTQPVPLLVRSRLYVETTILTAEGRINGARRTARAAADLSCGRSTAALRIRDLFRLVTLGEAEEGEIDELVQLAATTDLPLASAAVRRATARTSVEARSPVDELRLHDLWSAPDTPAARTAVVAARSTSRDTPAEAIDDLTAREREIALLADEGLSNRDIAQRLFLSIRTVESHVYQARMKVGAPSRRELGRFVAAASGAGS
- the miaB gene encoding tRNA (N6-isopentenyl adenosine(37)-C2)-methylthiotransferase MiaB — translated: MTTPVSTPTLIAPSIAAHGVDGPRTYEVRTFGCQMNVHDSERLSGSLESAGYVRADAGTEADVVVINTCAVRDNAAGKLYGTLGHLKSRKDAHAGMQIAVGGCLAQMDKDAVQQKAPWVDVVFGTHNMGSLPGMLERARHNGEAELEILESLEIFPSTLPTKRDSVHSGWVSISVGCNNTCTFCIVPSLRGKEKDRRPGDILNEIRLLVDDGAIEVTLLGQNVNSYGVEFGDRLAFGKLLRAAGEIEGLERIRFTSPHPAAFTDDVIAAMAETPAVMPQLHMPLQSGSDRILKAMRRSYRSEKFLGILDRVRERIPNAAITTDIIVGFPGETEEDFQETLRVVEAARFSSAFTFQYSIREGTPAATMADQVPKAVVQERYERLLALQDRIAAEENQKQLGRTLEVLVSAGEGKKDASTHRLTGRAEDNRLVHFELPEGSPLPRPGDVVSVTVTHAAPFHLLADAPDGAPLRIRRTRAGDAWDRSQAESCGIPAPAGESGTPRAVSLGLPTLRVGV
- the miaA gene encoding tRNA (adenosine(37)-N6)-dimethylallyltransferase MiaA; the encoded protein is MTAPVLWAVVGATGTGKTGLSLDLAEALAAGGRPVEIVNADAMQLYRGMDIGTAKLPESERRGIPHHLFDALAVTDEAAVAWYQDAARTAIREIHRRGADAILVGGSGLYVSSVLWDFRFPPRDEKLRAELEDELERHGAGVLFARLREADPAAAERIDPRNGRRVVRALEVLAQGSETHGGALPEAPEFWHPDTRIVATALDREELVPLLDARVERMWADGLVDEVAQLRAQGLERGATAGRAIGYAQALAQLRGELTRDEAVAETQALTRRYARRQVSWFRRYDTARWVDARAVDAGHLASRPGEEP
- a CDS encoding GNAT family acetyltransferase → MTIDIRAFAPTDEDVVVALWEEAGLTRPWNDPRADIRRKLAVQPELFLVAVDDGRVVGSVMAGYDGHRGWLYYLAAAASHRGRGIGRILVAEAERLLESMGCPKVQLMVRPDNAGARGFYDALGYEPFDTWATGKRLVVDGPGGPSPSA
- the dapF gene encoding diaminopimelate epimerase, producing MATLAFTKGHGTGNDFVVVADPDGELDLSDAQIAVLCDRHFGIGADGLLRVVRCAAIDEGADAAAAGVEWFMDYRNADGSKAEMCGNGTRVFARYLSDTGLASLDGGLRIGTRAGVKTLTRSDRGYEVDLGVYAIEGDETLVRAKGLPVARPGVGIDVGNPHVVVALSSDAELEGLDLAYQPVLDPAPRHGANVEFVVPADPLVRDGVGAIRLRVFERGVGETLSCGTGVAAAALAVRHWAGAAAPDSWVVDTPGGTLGVRVAEGRVYLSGPASLVFTGEVALA